The Solea senegalensis isolate Sse05_10M linkage group LG11, IFAPA_SoseM_1, whole genome shotgun sequence genomic interval AAAAAGGTCTAGAAGAAAAATCTAGAGACTCACCACTGGGTGTCACTTGTTAACATGATGTCAGATAAAAACCTGACTGAAATTACACGTAAACACGTGAAATTTAACTCACTGAAATAGTCAAAAATCCAAACAGTTCTAAACGCTCTGCACAGGTTCCACAGTTCCCTCCCCTTGACCTGTGACCCTTTGGAAATAGTAGAAGAAGCAGgtttacagaagaagaagaaggcagcGAGAAAAACATGTAGAAATCTAGACAGAATTTTTGCTGGGTCATCTTATAGAAGCTCACAAAATTGAGCtggacatgctaacaactagccgcCAGCTAAAGGTTGTTTAGTTCTGTGATGTCATTATTGTCCAGAAGTCGCCtgaaacagcgccacctagtGTGGTGGAGTCAAATGCTAGTTTTTGTGGAAATGCACGGattcattcttacacactggacctttaacatgtTAGCAtcatggttttaaaaaaaaaacacgtaaaAAGTTGAcgaggtcatgtgatgtgtgatgtcagCAGGTCACATGGTTTCCTCACACAGCTGTTATCAGGCTTCTGATGATGAATTATTAACTGACCCATTTCACTCGGTTACCACAGGACGGACTGACAAGGTCCGGAGGAGATGActcctccccctgctcctcctcctgctcctggtCACAGCTTCAGAGCGAGGAGCACAGTCAGAGATGCTAACAGGAGCGACGGTGAAGTTGTTGAACCAGCACTCGTTTGTTGAGGTTTCTTGGGATTTTTTCTCACTATGTCACTTCCTATTTCTTTGACCGCCTTTTCTACAGATTCCTTTCTCTCCTCGtccttcttcttcgtcttcatctcctcctcctcctccttcttctcctcagcCTTGTTCTTCTCGCCCTCAGTGGTTGAGTGGACCAGAGGAGGCGGTGTCTGCGGCTCAGGAGTGACCTCAGGGTCGTCCACAGAGATGGTGGTGGTGACTCCAGATGTTACAGGAGGAGGAACCACGACATCTCCCTGATCAGACgtcactggaggaggaggaaatgtcCCCCATTGTGTGTCGTCCGGGTCgtcttcatcctcttcttcctcctcctcctcctcctcagcaacTAAAACAAGTACGAAGAAATATGTTTTCATCACCTCGTCTCATagttaatgaaacatttaaagcatAAAAAGgctgacatttcatttatagTTTCACAGTAAActacacagagaaaatcagtgattttaacatcacagctcacaggagttcatccactgctgcctccatcactaagttcaaatgttttattttgttcagattGTGCCAGAAAGTgaccatatacatatatgtatgtacatatatgtatatatacatacatatatacatatatatgtgttcCTGCCAGCATGGCGgagtaaacaaactgagtcatgtgacgtctgtAGCTCTAGACTTTTAAAGAGTTTCTTACCACAGAGGTTGTTTTCACACTTGAGCAGGTTTTCAGGACATCGTGAACACCAGTCTCCTTCAACGTAGGGACGCTCGTCCTCGTAGTTTCCTCTGAGGACGCatgcacacgcgcgcacacacacagtggtcgTTAGTGGTACTGCAGGAGTTCAGTTATGGTAAACCTTAACGAACCTTAACTAGTAGAGATGTAGTAAAAGTCAAAGTACTTACGGTGGGTAATAGTTACAGACGAGGAAGGAAACTCTCTCCCAGCCTAGACCCTCCATGGTACTGCAGAGATGAAAGGCACAGCCCACTCTGTGTGTGCCTGCCCACACCatctttgacacacacacacacacacacacacacacacacacagagggaaggaGATAAGGAGAGAAATGGGGAAATTgacagtgtggacaaacagaaactggGACAAGAGACAAGAagacatgcgtgtgtgtgtgtgtgtgtgtgtgtgtgtcacctgtgtgtaGTGTCCACACATCTTGTCTTCGTCACAGCTGTGGTTGTTAAAGTCATAATGCAGATGTTCTGCAGGAGGAAACTTGTGTTAAATACAGAAAGAAACTGTcgtgataataattataataatacagaTGCATTAACTTCAGGTCAATCagtcttttattattttccatatGCAACACAATGTGAAGTTataaattgataaaaataaataaaagtgtttaatgGCCAAAGGAAATGTTAAAAACTaaattcttaaaaataaatcagcagcagtagatgaaatatgaataactgtaaataataataattgtcaatgaagtggtgaataaatacaaataaggTGAAAGCTTAATATGAATTCATCAtaaatttaatttctttctgtTTGCAGTGAATTCAACTTACATACATTTTACCACCaggtggagacagagagcaTTGGATTGGAGTGGATTGATTATGTCACAGTTGTTTTCTGTTACTATGACAAACGTCCTggtttttaaacataaatacagatatttatagatatataaatcCTACAGGTACTGAAATATCactttatcattgttattattattcctacttagttgttaaaaaaaatccactaatatcatatatttaataaagttatttaggaaaacttttaaagaaattttattaaaatgtgtaaaaaaaaaaaaggagaagaaaacttTTCAGTGAGAATTCAGATGTTTGGACTCACCCAGGAACCATTTCTCCAGAGCTTCTCGAAGGTCCAGAGATCCAGTTCCAGCGAACAGGTTCTCTCCGGTGTCCGTCAGCTCTCGGTTGTGGTTCCAGATACATTTAGCCGCATAGCCTTCTGCTAACAGCTTCAAGCTAGGGTCCCATTTCTGCAGACAGGACGATGAAACGTcactgtgtttatctgtgttagCCTGAGTTAGCCTGTGGTAGCCTGTGTTAGCCTGAGTTAGCTTGTGGTAGCCTGTGTTAGCCTGAGTTGgcctgtgttagtgtgtgttagcCTGAGTTAGTCTGCGTTAGCCTATGTTAGTGTGTTTTAGCATGTGTTAGCTTCCATTATCCTGTATTAGCCTATGTTAGCGTGTGTTAGTGTGCTTTAgcatgtgttagtgtgtgtcagcctgtgttagtgtgtgtaaGCCTGTTTTAGCATGCTAACGCAGGTTAAATTGACTGCGACATCATAATGCTCTGCTAAACCACTTTTTATCTGGCCTTCATTCAAATGCACAGGGCAGCAGATTGTGAGCATATTTCCTCTGACTTGACTTTTGGCAGAGAAAACAACCTCAgggtggttttttttaattaaaaatatactgAAAACATGTGACCTGGAATTTCTGTGTACAAGAAATCCCACATTCGGACTTATAATTGAACGCAGCATGTGCAGATTTCAGTTTCTGACCACAGATGGTTGACGTTAGACTTACACGGCCTTAAAAATGTTTCTGAATGTTGATGCGTTCTGTGGAGATTTATCCTGTATTATGGAAGCTTTTACTCACGAAACAGAATGTGTACAGACGGACGGATGGGAGGGGCCTGCAGCCCGAAGCTTTAAGAGCAGATGTTCTCACAGAGGAAGTTACTGTAAATGATAGTTCAGctgttttcaagtgttttttaatCGAGGTCCTGATGATGTGTGTGCGCTCTTaaaaccttcacacacacacaaaatggctgccagtggggactcCAGGAAAAACACTCAGCCcatttctcaatatccatacttgtgtgtactcccgtacttgtgaaaacctcatcagcctcagtccaagtgctgttccaattctcaagtaagcgaacagcgaggacggttctcaaacccggaagtgttcttgctccgcccatttttaccaagtatgcatcggaggtgacttaagcgtacttgggatggccatgtatcccagaatacatttcggcggagcatagcagcagataatagaaatataaatctgaaataaatatttttctgtgtcccggaacaaagttttaagatcatttgaggcgagaaatgagtcatttagaattcaaacatgtggtttatgtattaagtaaaatttaaaaataataacaacatatatatgtatttattaaaattatttcatatgttcatttatcaacaccgtaggtggcgctaatgaggctacagcacttggcgccagccaccattcaaacagcagaacaatacatacatactcgcttacttgagtattgagaaacaaccacatacttgtgtactcctgtacttgtcaagtatatacttcccaggTAAGCTAGTACATACtcgcttacttgagtattgagaaacggcctcactctcccacaccagagagaaaatcagtgattttagctcacgttggtcctctgctgcctcgtgtggtcactttgtgtcactgaagttaatctgaatgaagattttcaaaagccgaataaacaaaataagacattagaatgTAGTGATGGAGGATCAacaactgattttctctctggactttggtgtggaagagtgagtgtgagcgctTCACACGGCTGGTTTTAATTATCGCGATATAATTACGATGAAATGACTGTGCAGCTGCTTTTCATTCGTCGTGACTCTGGTCCTTAAAAACTCTCAGGGAAAGTGGAACTGTTTTACTGAGGCTTTGTGTTACAAACCAAAGACTCCAGGGACGAGGATTtacaggaaagaaagagaagaagaagaactctgGTTCTGACAGTCACTGCTtagaaaaacatgtaatattatCATCGTCATGacagtgaggaaacaaaaacacaggctgttttatttatttatttaatctgtgtCGTTTCCTTTGCACTCACCAAACTAGAGCATCACCCCCCCGAcctatgacctctgaccctgtgaCCTCTGGTCTGACAACAGTATGAGCTGAGGTATGTGATTTCCTGTGCGGTGCACACTTTCAGAACATCAGTATCATGTTTTCCATGCAGTATTTGGACcttgtgtcgcccggtgacattctcggggctgcacacaggaagtgatttgtgtgACGTCGACACAGACACTAGAAAGAGCTACAGTGAGTCACGTGAGATGTCCTGACGCTAACAAGTCGAACTTCCCGTTCCTgtctccacccgcccctgctctactgctgtatacatacaaacGCTCCCTCCGTCCGTAATAGATATCAAAACTTTGACGAAAGTAAGAAAAGTC includes:
- the LOC122776662 gene encoding peptidase inhibitor 16-like — encoded protein: MHQRSRSELQRVSTQRITQDGVFLRSSGPQSRGSSHCSLCPVGGAPLWVCRMLLVLLLLPGAWSFLNEEQEELLVELHNHYRGQVSPSASAMLPLKWDPSLKLLAEGYAAKCIWNHNRELTDTGENLFAGTGSLDLREALEKWFLEHLHYDFNNHSCDEDKMCGHYTQMVWAGTHRVGCAFHLCSTMEGLGWERVSFLVCNYYPPGNYEDERPYVEGDWCSRCPENLLKCENNLCVAEEEEEEEEEDEDDPDDTQWGTFPPPPVTSDQGDVVVPPPVTSGVTTTISVDDPEVTPEPQTPPPLVHSTTEGEKNKAEEKKEEEEEMKTKKKDEERKESVEKAVKEIGSDIVRKNPKKPQQTSAGSTTSPSLLLASLTVLLALKL